One Chitinophaga parva DNA segment encodes these proteins:
- a CDS encoding serine hydrolase domain-containing protein, with product MPLSFPRTGYFLCLLLCCTSLKTAAQLAHRLDSLLQADTPRAFNGVVLVEQKGRIIYYKAKGEANREKHIPLKKEDVFIIGSLSKQITAVLVLQEMEKGHLHLTDTLHRLLPGLKAPWADSITLEQLLTHTSGLGSPPDEAAPLLSRPGTEFHYSNYNFMLLAQVAAHTSGKLYEALVKDLFKRCGMKHSSPPRGYHGPLVTDYAEMPDGTWQVADNILELAAPYGPSGATISTAADLLRWNHCLHGGKLLQPATYQLMTSRHASRQGHRWGDVGYGFGVQVDSIGNIPEISHNGNFAGFIATDIYLPQSVTSIIILENVNAQNQDRNRTFYYHDLIREWVRQQL from the coding sequence ATGCCGTTATCATTCCCCCGCACAGGCTATTTCCTATGCCTGTTGTTGTGCTGTACTTCCCTGAAAACCGCCGCCCAGCTGGCGCACCGCCTGGATTCGCTGTTGCAGGCGGACACACCCCGCGCATTCAATGGCGTAGTGCTGGTGGAGCAAAAAGGCAGGATCATTTATTACAAAGCAAAAGGCGAAGCCAATCGTGAAAAACACATTCCGCTGAAAAAGGAAGATGTGTTTATCATCGGTTCCCTCAGCAAGCAGATCACCGCGGTGCTGGTGCTGCAGGAAATGGAAAAAGGGCACCTGCACTTAACCGATACCCTGCACCGTCTTTTGCCCGGACTGAAAGCGCCCTGGGCCGATTCCATTACCCTGGAGCAGCTGCTCACCCACACCTCGGGACTGGGCTCGCCGCCAGATGAAGCCGCGCCCCTGCTTTCACGCCCCGGCACGGAATTTCACTACTCCAATTACAACTTTATGTTGCTGGCCCAGGTAGCCGCCCACACCAGTGGCAAGCTGTATGAAGCGCTGGTAAAGGACCTTTTCAAACGCTGTGGCATGAAGCATTCCAGCCCACCCAGGGGCTACCACGGCCCCCTGGTGACGGACTACGCAGAAATGCCGGATGGTACCTGGCAGGTGGCGGATAACATCCTGGAACTGGCCGCCCCGTATGGCCCCAGTGGCGCCACCATTTCTACGGCGGCCGACCTGCTGCGCTGGAACCACTGTCTGCATGGCGGAAAACTGCTGCAGCCGGCCACTTACCAGCTGATGACCAGCCGGCATGCCAGCCGCCAGGGCCACCGCTGGGGCGATGTAGGCTACGGTTTTGGGGTGCAGGTGGACAGCATTGGCAATATCCCGGAGATCAGCCACAATGGCAACTTTGCAGGTTTTATTGCTACGGATATCTACCTGCCGCAAAGCGTGACCAGCATCATCATCCTGGAAAATGTGAATGCACAAAACCAGGACCGCAACCGCACTTTTTACTACCACGACCTCATCCGGGAATGGGTACGGCAGCAACTTTAA
- a CDS encoding SRPBCC family protein, which produces MANTPLVVERIYNAPANTVWEALTDNNKLKQWYFQLEEFRPEIGFVFTFMGGDKTTQYKHICEVTQVVPGKKLAYTWRYDGYPGNSEVSFELFPEGDKTRLKLTHTGLETFAADKDKNFRVESFNNGWTFILGTNLANFLEGKK; this is translated from the coding sequence ATGGCAAACACACCGCTGGTAGTGGAGCGTATTTACAATGCCCCCGCAAACACTGTATGGGAGGCGCTTACAGATAATAATAAACTGAAGCAATGGTATTTCCAGCTGGAGGAATTCCGCCCGGAAATAGGCTTTGTATTTACATTCATGGGCGGTGATAAGACCACCCAGTACAAGCATATCTGCGAAGTAACGCAGGTGGTGCCGGGTAAGAAACTGGCCTACACCTGGCGTTACGACGGCTATCCCGGCAATTCCGAAGTAAGCTTTGAACTGTTCCCAGAAGGGGATAAGACCCGCCTGAAGCTGACCCATACCGGCCTTGAGACCTTTGCGGCCGACAAGGACAAGAACTTCCGCGTGGAAAGCTTCAACAACGGCTGGACCTTCATCCTGGGTACCAACCTGGCCAATTTCCTGGAAGGCAAAAAGTAA
- a CDS encoding glycoside hydrolase family 88 protein has translation MKYFFAGLLLSTCMSVHAQRKVDVAKQLKLAAHQYHGMLQELGDTTTLFPQSINPDGSMKKMKSDWWCSGFFGGSLWYLYEYTKDTSLKSAAATWTEAVSKEQYNTGTHDLGFMLNCSFGNGYRITKNPAYRQVLLNGARSLSTRFNPAVGVIKSWNNFKGYKYPVIIDNMMNLELLCWATQTSGDKKFEDIARKHADKTIKNHFRPDYSSYHVVCYDSVGNVLAKMTAQGYADSSAWARGQAWGLYGYTMMYRETKDKRYLEQAKHIAAFYMHHPNLPADKIPYWDFNAPHSDNEPRDASAAAIVASALLELRGYVPAALGKTYTDFAEATLVSLSSPEYFAAEGNHHFLIKHCTGHLPGHSEIDTPLIYGDYYYIEALLRYNRIK, from the coding sequence ATGAAATACTTCTTTGCAGGTCTCCTGCTTTCCACGTGTATGAGCGTCCACGCGCAGCGGAAGGTGGATGTGGCTAAACAGCTGAAACTCGCCGCCCACCAATATCATGGCATGTTACAGGAGCTGGGCGATACCACTACCTTGTTCCCGCAGTCCATCAACCCGGATGGGAGCATGAAGAAAATGAAGAGCGACTGGTGGTGCAGTGGCTTCTTTGGGGGCAGCCTTTGGTACCTGTATGAGTACACGAAAGACACCTCCCTTAAAAGTGCTGCGGCAACCTGGACGGAAGCCGTATCCAAAGAACAATACAATACCGGTACCCACGACCTGGGCTTTATGCTGAACTGTTCCTTTGGGAATGGTTACCGCATTACAAAGAACCCGGCTTACAGGCAGGTGCTGCTCAATGGCGCCCGGTCCCTCTCCACCCGTTTTAATCCCGCGGTAGGCGTGATCAAATCCTGGAATAATTTCAAAGGCTACAAATACCCGGTGATCATCGACAACATGATGAACCTGGAACTGCTTTGCTGGGCCACCCAGACCAGCGGGGATAAAAAGTTTGAAGACATCGCCCGAAAGCATGCGGATAAGACCATCAAAAATCATTTCCGCCCGGACTACAGCAGCTATCACGTGGTGTGCTACGACAGCGTGGGCAACGTACTGGCTAAAATGACCGCTCAGGGCTATGCAGACAGCTCTGCCTGGGCCCGCGGACAGGCCTGGGGCCTCTATGGCTACACCATGATGTACCGGGAAACGAAGGATAAAAGATACCTGGAACAAGCCAAGCACATCGCTGCTTTCTATATGCATCATCCCAATCTGCCGGCCGATAAAATTCCTTACTGGGATTTCAATGCACCACATTCCGACAACGAGCCCCGCGATGCTTCTGCTGCGGCCATCGTAGCTTCTGCACTGTTGGAGTTGCGCGGTTATGTACCGGCTGCATTAGGCAAAACGTATACAGACTTTGCAGAAGCCACCCTGGTAAGCCTTTCCAGCCCTGAATATTTTGCGGCGGAGGGCAATCATCACTTCCTGATCAAGCACTGTACCGGCCATTTACCCGGTCATTCAGAAATTGATACGCCGCTGATCTATGGGGATTATTATTACATAGAAGCGCTGCTGCGCTATAACAGGATAAAGTAG
- a CDS encoding DoxX family protein, which produces MKKIKIAYWVFTAFIILMFGVFSIPGLMGDAKSVELFKGLGYPLYIMPFLSVAKILGVIAIVIPGYPRLKEWAYAGITFDLSGATYSIIRSGTPFMQWAPMIIFFVFIAGSYICYHKIQQYKAAGVQQGPAFA; this is translated from the coding sequence ATGAAAAAGATCAAAATTGCTTATTGGGTGTTCACCGCCTTTATCATCCTGATGTTTGGTGTATTCTCCATCCCCGGTCTCATGGGCGATGCCAAAAGTGTAGAATTGTTCAAAGGGCTGGGCTACCCGCTCTACATCATGCCTTTCCTGAGCGTGGCCAAAATACTGGGCGTCATCGCCATTGTAATACCCGGCTATCCCCGCCTCAAAGAATGGGCTTACGCCGGCATTACCTTCGACCTCTCCGGTGCCACGTACTCCATCATCCGTAGTGGCACTCCCTTTATGCAATGGGCGCCCATGATCATCTTCTTTGTCTTCATTGCCGGCTCTTACATCTGTTACCACAAAATACAGCAGTACAAGGCCGCGGGTGTGCAACAGGGCCCTGCATTTGCATAG
- a CDS encoding VOC family protein has product MVTLNPYLNYPGNAEEAFTHYKKVFGGEYNIVRFKDAPSEENVTEAEKEKAMHIALPIGKGNVLMATDLVGKRMEKFNPGNDHYLSLFVDSDAEADKIFAGLSEGGSVQLPMSKQFWGAYFGMLTDKWGVRWMINHDYNQDQHGK; this is encoded by the coding sequence ATGGTAACCTTAAATCCTTACTTGAACTATCCCGGTAACGCCGAGGAAGCCTTCACCCACTACAAAAAAGTATTTGGCGGGGAATACAACATTGTACGTTTTAAAGACGCCCCTTCTGAAGAAAATGTCACCGAAGCCGAAAAAGAAAAAGCCATGCACATTGCCCTTCCCATTGGCAAAGGCAACGTACTGATGGCCACAGACCTGGTGGGCAAGCGCATGGAAAAATTCAATCCCGGCAATGACCATTATCTCAGCCTGTTTGTGGACAGCGATGCGGAAGCCGACAAGATCTTTGCAGGCCTGTCTGAAGGTGGCTCCGTACAACTGCCCATGTCCAAACAGTTCTGGGGCGCATATTTTGGCATGCTCACAGACAAGTGGGGCGTGCGGTGGATGATCAACCACGATTACAACCAGGACCAACACGGGAAATAA
- a CDS encoding P-loop NTPase family protein, with protein MKIHLFGASGAGSTTQGKDLAAKLHIPYFDSDDYFWAPSAVPFTERRPEEERNALLKAALEPYDSWIIGGSLVSWGDYWKTALDLAVFLYVPHPIRMERLKTREMDRYGEIIRTDPERQRLHEEFMEWAASYDTGNIRRSLAVHMAWMHELSCPVLTIKGDYSIEERREMIMERIREIVSQAD; from the coding sequence ATGAAAATCCACTTGTTCGGCGCATCCGGCGCGGGCTCCACCACGCAGGGCAAAGACCTGGCAGCCAAACTGCACATCCCCTACTTTGATTCCGACGATTATTTCTGGGCGCCTTCCGCCGTTCCCTTCACCGAAAGAAGACCGGAGGAGGAACGCAATGCCCTGCTCAAAGCAGCCCTGGAGCCCTACGACAGCTGGATCATTGGCGGTTCCCTGGTGAGCTGGGGTGATTACTGGAAAACCGCGCTGGACCTCGCCGTTTTCCTATATGTGCCCCACCCCATCCGCATGGAACGCCTCAAAACACGGGAGATGGACCGCTATGGGGAGATCATCCGCACTGATCCCGAACGTCAACGCCTGCACGAAGAATTCATGGAATGGGCAGCCAGTTACGATACCGGCAATATACGCCGCAGCCTGGCCGTGCACATGGCATGGATGCATGAACTAAGCTGCCCCGTGCTCACCATCAAAGGAGATTACAGCATTGAAGAAAGAAGGGAAATGATCATGGAGCGCATCCGCGAAATTGTTTCACAGGCAGATTAA